Proteins co-encoded in one Bradyrhizobium sp. 170 genomic window:
- a CDS encoding TRAP transporter large permease subunit, with product MTDPQLGMLMLGLFIFIIMLGFPIAFTLMAMGVSFGYYAYYTAGQDFFENRIFTLLVQKTFEVTSSDVLVAVPLFLFMGYLIERANILDRLFYSLQLSMKNVPGALAVATLITCAMFATATGIVGAVVTLMGLLALPAMLRAGYDVKLSAGVVCAGGCLGILIPPSILLIVYAATAGVSAVKLYAAAFFPGFLLAGLYVLYAMARAIINPALAPKLPPEQTNVPLSTVIWALATSFLPLALLIVSVLGAILFGLATPSEAAAVGALMSIVLAAAYRSLNFTMMQESVYLTVRATAMVCYLFIGSWTFSAVFAVLGGQTVVEQFFASMNLSPVGFLLLTQVIIFLLGWPLEWTEIIIIFVPIFLPLLPQYGIDPIFFGILVALNTQTAFNTPPVAMAAFYLKGVAPPEVKLTDIFSGALPFVGLVFFTMALVYIFPGIALWLPGYLYGSR from the coding sequence ATGACCGATCCACAACTCGGCATGCTGATGCTGGGCCTGTTCATCTTCATCATCATGCTCGGCTTCCCGATCGCCTTCACGCTGATGGCGATGGGCGTCTCGTTCGGCTACTACGCCTACTACACCGCCGGCCAGGACTTCTTCGAGAATCGTATCTTCACGCTTCTGGTGCAGAAGACGTTCGAGGTCACGTCCAGTGACGTGCTGGTCGCGGTTCCGCTGTTCCTGTTCATGGGCTATCTGATCGAGCGCGCAAACATCCTCGACCGCCTGTTCTACTCGCTGCAATTGTCGATGAAGAACGTGCCGGGCGCGCTGGCGGTGGCCACGCTGATAACCTGTGCGATGTTCGCGACCGCCACCGGCATCGTCGGCGCCGTTGTCACGCTGATGGGCCTGCTGGCTTTGCCCGCGATGCTGCGCGCCGGCTACGACGTCAAGTTGTCGGCCGGCGTGGTCTGCGCCGGCGGCTGCCTCGGCATCCTGATTCCGCCGAGCATTCTCCTGATCGTCTATGCGGCGACCGCCGGCGTTTCGGCGGTCAAGCTTTATGCGGCCGCTTTCTTTCCGGGGTTCCTGCTGGCCGGGCTCTACGTCCTCTATGCGATGGCGCGCGCGATCATCAATCCCGCGCTCGCGCCGAAGCTGCCGCCCGAGCAGACCAACGTGCCGCTCAGCACGGTAATCTGGGCGCTCGCTACATCGTTCCTGCCGCTAGCGCTGCTCATCGTTTCGGTGCTCGGCGCGATCCTGTTTGGCCTGGCGACGCCGTCCGAGGCGGCCGCGGTAGGCGCACTCATGAGCATCGTTCTGGCGGCCGCCTATCGTTCGCTCAACTTCACGATGATGCAAGAATCGGTGTACCTGACCGTGCGCGCCACCGCGATGGTCTGCTACCTGTTCATCGGGTCGTGGACGTTCTCCGCGGTGTTTGCCGTCCTCGGCGGACAGACGGTGGTCGAGCAGTTCTTCGCCTCGATGAATCTGTCACCGGTAGGGTTCCTGCTGTTGACCCAGGTGATCATCTTCCTGCTCGGCTGGCCGCTGGAATGGACAGAGATCATCATCATATTCGTGCCGATTTTCCTGCCGCTGCTTCCCCAGTACGGCATCGATCCGATCTTCTTCGGCATCCTGGTTGCACTGAACACGCAGACAGCGTTCAACACGCCGCCGGTCGCGATGGCCGCCTTCTACCTGAAGGGCGTGGCGCCGCCGGAGGTGAAGCTCACCGACATCTTCTCCGGCGCGCTTCCGTTTGTCGGCCTGGTCTTCTTCACCATGGCGCTGGTCTACATCTTCCCGGGTATTGCGTTGTGGTTGCCCGGCTACCTCTATGGATCGCGGTGA
- a CDS encoding TRAP transporter substrate-binding protein produces the protein MSKRSDTKTTRRRFLTAAAAGGAVIAMPQVSRAQTATLKMQGSWGKADVFNEMAEDYVKRVNEMAGGRLRIDYLVGGSVVHPFQVFDGVHGGQIDAAHTVTVYWYGKHKAASLFGTGPVFGFNANEGLGWIHNGGGRELFEELQTQIMKVNIKSFFAMPMPTQPLGWFKKPITSEADLKGLKYRTVGLAADLFQAMGSSVAQLPGGEIVPAMERGVIDGFEFNNPTSDRRFGAQDVAKYYMMGSHHQATEYFEIMFNKTKFNALPAEHKAILQYAAEAVSSANEWKAMDYYSKDLQELITKDKVNVLRTPKSVFDAQIKAWDGLITQLGSDPFMKKVMDSQKAWVRRVVYYNTYNTTDYRGAFEHHFPGVIKL, from the coding sequence ATGAGCAAGCGTAGCGATACAAAAACGACGCGCCGCCGTTTCCTGACGGCGGCCGCCGCTGGCGGCGCGGTGATTGCGATGCCGCAGGTCAGCCGGGCGCAGACGGCGACTCTGAAAATGCAGGGCTCGTGGGGCAAGGCCGACGTCTTCAACGAGATGGCCGAAGACTATGTGAAGCGCGTCAACGAGATGGCCGGAGGCCGGCTGCGCATCGACTATCTGGTCGGCGGCTCGGTCGTGCATCCGTTCCAGGTCTTCGACGGCGTGCACGGCGGCCAGATCGACGCAGCGCACACGGTGACGGTCTACTGGTACGGCAAACACAAGGCAGCTTCGCTGTTCGGCACGGGTCCCGTGTTCGGCTTCAACGCCAATGAAGGTCTCGGCTGGATCCACAACGGCGGCGGTCGCGAGCTGTTCGAAGAGCTCCAGACCCAGATCATGAAGGTCAACATCAAGAGCTTCTTCGCCATGCCGATGCCGACCCAGCCGCTCGGCTGGTTCAAGAAGCCGATCACCAGCGAGGCCGATCTCAAGGGCCTGAAGTATCGCACGGTGGGCCTTGCCGCCGATCTCTTCCAGGCGATGGGTTCATCCGTCGCGCAGCTTCCCGGCGGCGAGATCGTGCCTGCCATGGAGCGCGGCGTGATCGACGGGTTCGAGTTCAACAATCCGACCTCGGACCGGCGCTTCGGCGCGCAGGACGTCGCCAAGTACTACATGATGGGCAGCCACCATCAGGCGACGGAATACTTCGAGATCATGTTCAACAAGACCAAGTTCAACGCCCTTCCCGCCGAGCACAAGGCCATTCTGCAATATGCAGCGGAAGCCGTGTCATCGGCCAACGAATGGAAGGCCATGGACTATTACTCCAAGGACCTGCAGGAACTGATCACCAAGGACAAGGTCAACGTCCTGCGAACGCCGAAATCGGTGTTCGATGCGCAGATCAAGGCATGGGACGGCCTGATCACCCAGCTCGGTTCGGATCCGTTCATGAAGAAGGTGATGGACTCGCAGAAGGCATGGGTACGCCGCGTGGTTTACTACAACACGTACAACACGACGGACTACCGCGGCGCCTTCGAACATCACTTCCCGGGCGTGATCAAGCTCTGA
- a CDS encoding adenylate/guanylate cyclase domain-containing protein: protein MSNTEAQFSVLRQTADPAVVDAISQLIAKGEDRDLNRINLLDFAARYGLDEEKVISAFLHSARLGLFDLSWNVLCPGCGGVLGAHNTLKSLRHDDYNCALCAQGYEASVDDRVEVSFTVSPRVRRIAAHDPNTLPIWEYNRQMFWSSGMDLSEESITRLIDEVSLEAIELPAGEKAVLSLQLPNQFVIVFEPVTHSAHFLDIQGEPTRERQQFSIVFNKLHAPTGTTVMRPGPLRLSLENQTDHRVLPAVWIANDTLHELLGKRKPILTAKRMLSNQTFRDVFKADNLNVDQRLKITSLTFLFTDLKGSTALYERVGDLAAFDLVRAHFHALLEIIASEKGAVVKTIGDAVMATFIRPEHAIVAGLRMRAAMAQLNIERGREDLIVKIGIHEGPCLAVMLNERQDYFGQTVNIASRVQSLSTSQEIHITGPVIESPAVATILQNEAIRPIQKEAALRGIADKIVVYEIP, encoded by the coding sequence ATGAGCAATACCGAAGCCCAGTTCTCGGTTCTGCGGCAGACCGCCGATCCAGCGGTCGTGGATGCCATTTCGCAGTTGATCGCGAAGGGCGAGGATCGCGACCTCAACCGGATCAACTTGCTGGATTTTGCCGCGCGGTACGGGCTCGACGAGGAAAAGGTCATTTCGGCCTTCCTGCATTCAGCGCGGCTCGGGCTGTTCGACCTCAGCTGGAATGTCCTGTGCCCCGGCTGTGGTGGCGTGCTCGGTGCGCACAACACCCTGAAATCGCTTCGGCACGACGACTACAATTGCGCGCTATGCGCTCAGGGCTATGAGGCATCCGTCGACGACCGTGTGGAGGTTTCTTTCACCGTCAGTCCCCGCGTCAGGCGTATAGCGGCGCATGATCCCAATACATTGCCGATCTGGGAATATAACCGCCAGATGTTCTGGAGTTCGGGGATGGACCTGAGCGAAGAATCGATCACGCGGCTGATCGACGAGGTCTCGCTCGAGGCGATCGAACTGCCGGCGGGCGAAAAGGCGGTGCTGTCGCTGCAACTGCCTAATCAGTTCGTGATCGTGTTCGAACCGGTGACGCATTCGGCGCATTTTCTGGACATCCAGGGCGAGCCGACCCGCGAGCGCCAGCAGTTCTCCATCGTCTTCAACAAGCTGCACGCGCCGACCGGCACGACCGTGATGCGTCCCGGGCCGCTGCGGCTATCGCTCGAAAACCAGACCGACCACCGGGTGCTTCCCGCGGTCTGGATCGCCAACGATACGCTCCACGAGCTGCTCGGCAAGCGCAAGCCGATCCTGACCGCCAAGCGGATGCTGTCCAACCAGACTTTTCGCGACGTCTTCAAGGCGGATAACCTCAATGTCGATCAGCGCCTCAAGATCACCTCGCTGACCTTCCTGTTCACGGACCTGAAGGGCTCCACGGCGCTCTATGAGCGGGTCGGCGATCTCGCCGCGTTCGATCTGGTGCGCGCGCATTTCCATGCGCTGCTCGAAATCATCGCGTCCGAGAAGGGCGCGGTGGTGAAGACGATCGGCGACGCCGTGATGGCGACCTTCATCAGGCCGGAGCACGCGATCGTTGCGGGGTTACGGATGCGCGCGGCGATGGCTCAGCTCAATATCGAGCGTGGCAGGGAGGATCTGATCGTCAAGATCGGCATTCACGAAGGTCCATGCCTGGCCGTGATGCTCAACGAGCGGCAGGATTATTTCGGCCAGACCGTCAATATCGCATCGCGCGTGCAGAGCCTGTCGACCTCGCAAGAGATCCACATCACCGGACCTGTGATCGAATCGCCGGCGGTCGCCACGATCCTTCAGAACGAGGCGATCAGGCCGATCCAGAAGGAAGCCGCGCTGCGCGGCATCGCCGACAAGATCGTGGTGTACGAGATCCCTTGA
- a CDS encoding TRAP transporter small permease subunit, with product MKKFLFFIDELSTWVGKAFAWLILVLTLGVSYEVFVRYVLRAPTTWAFDISYITYGAMFLMAGAYTLSRNGHVRADVVYRLWSPRTQATMDLVLYILFFLPAIAALMYSGWNYADMSVRFREVSIFSPAGVPVFPLKALIPATGVLLFLQGLAEVIRCVLCIRTGRWPQRLHDVEETESLIIREHQQAAAAQQDEKGAGA from the coding sequence ATGAAAAAATTTCTCTTCTTCATTGATGAGCTCAGCACGTGGGTCGGAAAGGCGTTCGCCTGGCTGATTCTCGTCCTGACGCTGGGTGTCAGCTACGAGGTGTTCGTGCGCTACGTGCTGCGTGCGCCGACCACCTGGGCTTTCGACATCAGCTACATCACCTACGGCGCGATGTTCCTGATGGCCGGCGCTTATACGCTCTCGCGCAACGGCCATGTGCGCGCCGACGTGGTCTACCGCCTCTGGTCGCCGCGCACCCAGGCGACGATGGACCTCGTTCTCTACATTTTGTTCTTCCTGCCGGCGATCGCGGCGCTGATGTATTCGGGCTGGAATTATGCCGATATGTCGGTGCGCTTCCGTGAAGTCAGCATCTTCAGTCCGGCCGGCGTGCCGGTGTTTCCGCTGAAGGCGCTGATCCCGGCCACCGGTGTCCTTCTGTTTCTGCAAGGGCTCGCTGAGGTCATCCGCTGCGTGCTTTGCATACGCACCGGCCGGTGGCCGCAGCGCCTGCACGACGTGGAGGAGACCGAGAGCCTCATCATTCGCGAACATCAGCAGGCGGCGGCTGCGCAGCAGGACGAGAAGGGAGCAGGCGCATGA
- a CDS encoding cytochrome P450: MSIAEAYDMPAPRAPLVPPSPPRAPEDMTMFGRLKAIRISPIGMWGQRAYEEDIVQGRFFGRGSFILNAPDAIRHVLVDNFENYTRTPVSFRVLRPILGQGLLIAEGRAWKHQRRTLAPAFTPRAVSTLVPHMLAATDETVAKLRAASNAPVDLREAMQRMTLEIAGRTMFSFGMDRHGAALRDFVMEYGERLARPHFLDLLLPLNWPSPQDLSRARFRKRWTAFVGMLMAERRAAGKNEGAPAHDLFDLMGDARDPETGEAFTDAQLGDQIATMILAGHETTATALFWALYLLALDPAVQQDVANEVEGATVNGTLDIERLKFTRAVIDETMRLYPPAFLIARAASGPDTIMGLPVKKKDVILIAPWLLHRHEKLWRDPNAFIPSRFMTGTPPDRFAYLPFGVGARVCIGAHFALVEATLALAKMIGAFRVTLVDKEPVMPIGVVTTQPDRSPMFAITPR; encoded by the coding sequence ATGAGCATAGCCGAAGCCTACGACATGCCGGCCCCACGCGCGCCGCTGGTGCCGCCGAGCCCGCCGCGGGCGCCCGAAGACATGACGATGTTCGGGCGGTTGAAGGCGATCCGCATCAGCCCGATCGGCATGTGGGGCCAGCGGGCCTATGAGGAAGATATCGTCCAGGGCCGCTTTTTCGGGCGTGGCAGTTTCATTCTCAACGCGCCCGATGCGATCCGGCATGTGCTGGTCGACAATTTCGAAAACTATACGCGCACGCCGGTGAGCTTCCGGGTGTTACGTCCGATATTGGGCCAGGGCCTGCTGATTGCCGAAGGACGCGCGTGGAAACACCAGCGCCGAACGCTGGCGCCGGCCTTCACGCCGCGCGCGGTCTCGACGCTCGTTCCGCACATGCTGGCGGCGACCGACGAGACGGTTGCCAAGCTCAGGGCCGCCAGCAACGCGCCCGTCGACCTGCGTGAAGCCATGCAGCGAATGACACTGGAAATCGCCGGCCGCACGATGTTTTCGTTCGGGATGGATCGGCACGGCGCAGCCTTGCGCGATTTCGTCATGGAATATGGCGAGCGGCTGGCGCGGCCGCATTTCCTCGATTTATTGCTGCCGCTGAACTGGCCGAGTCCGCAGGATCTGTCCCGCGCGCGCTTCCGCAAACGCTGGACGGCGTTTGTCGGCATGCTGATGGCCGAACGCCGCGCCGCCGGCAAGAACGAGGGCGCGCCGGCGCACGATCTGTTCGACTTGATGGGTGATGCGCGCGATCCGGAAACCGGCGAGGCCTTCACCGATGCGCAGCTCGGCGATCAGATTGCGACCATGATCCTGGCCGGCCACGAGACCACGGCGACGGCGCTGTTCTGGGCGCTCTATTTGCTGGCGCTTGATCCTGCGGTCCAGCAGGACGTCGCCAACGAGGTGGAGGGTGCAACCGTCAACGGCACGCTCGATATCGAGCGGCTGAAATTCACCCGCGCGGTGATCGACGAGACCATGCGGCTCTATCCGCCGGCGTTCCTGATTGCGCGTGCAGCCAGCGGGCCGGATACGATCATGGGGCTTCCGGTCAAGAAGAAGGACGTCATCCTGATCGCGCCGTGGCTGTTGCACCGGCACGAAAAACTCTGGCGCGATCCGAACGCGTTCATCCCGTCCCGTTTCATGACCGGCACGCCGCCCGATCGCTTCGCCTACCTGCCGTTCGGCGTCGGCGCACGCGTCTGCATCGGCGCGCATTTCGCGCTGGTCGAAGCAACGCTGGCGCTGGCGAAGATGATCGGCGCGTTCCGCGTCACACTGGTCGACAAGGAGCCGGTGATGCCGATCGGCGTGGTGACGACGCAGCCTGACCGTTCGCCGATGTTTGCCATCACGCCCCGGTAG
- a CDS encoding hydrolase: MRLSRRLILKSAGALPVLAGSFGLMPLGLRAWAQAASAASAPAAVPPVLFVHGNGDHAALWITTLWRMESNGVPHERMLAVSFTDPLARTDDRVEQPNRSSTEDQRRELGEAVKELQRRTGASRIALVGNSRGGYSIRNYIRNGGGTDVSHAVLCGVPNHGIYDWDDGPGGEFNGRGPFLRGLNEGESEVTPGTAFLTLRSDGIDKFAQGDGRFVGKPGTPTGVTSEGPALKGATNLVLGALDHREVAFHPRAFREIYKFIAGQEPSRIEIVPEAEVRLSGLVTGTPGGVVTNRPVSGATVEIYRVSSDTGERIGGPIHSSQTGADGRWGPAQVEPSWYLEIVLASAGSPTTHLYRSPFPRSSDVVHLRAARPLGPADAGAGAVVLTSRPRGYFGLPRDVVLIDGKEPRDLKPGVPTDSVTTLRLPAEEIGRPVAAMFNTERIVARAWPASENRIAIAELTY; encoded by the coding sequence ATGCGGCTGTCACGGCGGTTGATCCTGAAGAGCGCCGGAGCCTTGCCCGTGCTGGCTGGCTCATTCGGTCTCATGCCCCTGGGTTTGCGGGCGTGGGCGCAGGCGGCGTCGGCGGCATCCGCGCCAGCGGCGGTTCCGCCGGTCCTGTTCGTGCACGGCAATGGCGACCATGCGGCACTCTGGATCACCACATTATGGCGCATGGAATCGAACGGCGTGCCACACGAGCGAATGCTGGCTGTCAGCTTTACCGATCCCCTGGCGCGCACCGATGACAGGGTGGAACAACCGAACCGTTCCTCGACCGAAGACCAGCGCCGCGAACTCGGCGAGGCCGTCAAGGAATTGCAGCGTCGCACCGGCGCGTCGCGCATCGCCCTCGTCGGTAATTCGCGCGGCGGCTATTCGATCCGCAATTACATCAGGAATGGCGGCGGCACCGACGTCAGCCACGCCGTGCTGTGCGGCGTCCCAAACCACGGCATCTATGATTGGGACGACGGTCCAGGCGGCGAGTTCAACGGCCGCGGCCCGTTCCTGCGCGGCTTGAACGAGGGCGAGAGCGAGGTGACGCCGGGCACGGCATTTCTCACCTTGCGCAGCGACGGCATCGATAAATTTGCGCAAGGCGATGGGCGCTTCGTCGGCAAGCCGGGCACGCCGACCGGCGTGACGTCGGAAGGCCCTGCGCTGAAGGGCGCGACCAATCTCGTGCTCGGTGCGCTCGATCATCGCGAGGTCGCGTTTCATCCGCGCGCGTTTCGCGAGATCTACAAATTCATTGCCGGCCAGGAGCCGTCACGCATCGAGATCGTACCGGAAGCGGAAGTCAGGCTGAGTGGACTTGTGACGGGCACGCCGGGAGGCGTCGTCACCAACCGCCCGGTCTCCGGCGCGACGGTTGAAATCTATCGCGTCTCTTCTGATACCGGCGAACGGATCGGCGGTCCGATTCATTCGTCGCAAACCGGCGCCGACGGCCGCTGGGGCCCGGCGCAGGTCGAGCCGAGCTGGTATCTCGAAATCGTGCTGGCATCGGCCGGCTCTCCCACGACGCATCTCTATCGATCGCCGTTTCCGCGCTCCTCCGACGTGGTGCATTTGCGCGCCGCGCGCCCGCTCGGGCCGGCCGATGCCGGCGCGGGCGCCGTGGTCCTGACGTCGCGTCCGCGGGGTTATTTTGGCTTGCCGCGGGACGTGGTGCTGATCGACGGCAAGGAGCCCAGGGACCTGAAACCTGGCGTGCCGACCGATTCGGTCACGACCTTGCGGCTTCCAGCGGAGGAGATTGGCCGCCCGGTGGCAGCCATGTTCAATACAGAGCGAATCGTGGCACGGGCTTGGCCGGCCTCGGAGAACCGCATTGCGATTGCCGAACTGACTTATTAG
- a CDS encoding amidase, whose protein sequence is MSLNALSLTEAAAGIRDGRLSSVEFVGDCLKRIDEVDRDIEAWAFLDRDHAMWQAEVADDRRKQGKAIGPLHGVPVGIKDIFDTGDMPTEFGSKLWAGRTPRRDAAAVARLRAAGAVILGKTVTTEYAYFNPGKTRNPHNPDHTPGGSSSGSAAAVAALMVPGAIGSQTNGSVIRPAAFCGVVGFKPTHGLIPRSGALLLSRALDHVGVFARSVDDAALLAEMLAGFDEEDPDTRPLARPPFVEVAASEPPLPPRFAFVRSPAWTHAEKVTTEAFAELVETLGEQISEVEIGQSFDRVIDMHRTVMEVEMAHNLHRDFEQGGDSLSKVLRALIERGRKALAVDYTRALAGSATLNAALDGVFDEYDAILTPAAPGPAPRGLDSTGNPAFCSIWTYLGTPAVTLPLLQSESGLPIGVQLVGRRGNDARLLRTANWLVRKLGKRGGAAPAKTSAGRAKTRSGR, encoded by the coding sequence ATGAGCCTCAATGCGCTCAGCCTCACGGAAGCTGCGGCCGGCATCCGCGACGGCCGGCTCAGTTCGGTGGAGTTCGTCGGCGACTGCCTCAAGCGCATCGATGAGGTCGATCGCGATATCGAGGCGTGGGCGTTCCTCGACCGCGACCACGCGATGTGGCAGGCCGAGGTAGCCGACGATCGTCGCAAGCAGGGCAAGGCCATAGGCCCCCTGCATGGCGTGCCGGTCGGCATCAAGGACATCTTCGACACCGGCGACATGCCGACGGAATTCGGATCGAAACTGTGGGCCGGACGCACGCCGCGCCGCGATGCAGCGGCTGTGGCGCGGCTGCGGGCGGCAGGCGCCGTGATCCTCGGCAAGACGGTGACGACCGAGTACGCCTACTTCAATCCGGGCAAGACCCGAAATCCGCACAACCCGGATCACACGCCGGGCGGATCGTCCTCCGGCTCGGCTGCGGCCGTGGCCGCGCTGATGGTGCCGGGCGCGATCGGCTCGCAGACCAACGGCTCGGTGATCCGCCCCGCCGCCTTCTGCGGCGTGGTCGGCTTCAAGCCGACACACGGCCTGATTCCGCGGAGCGGCGCGCTGCTCTTGTCGCGGGCGCTCGATCATGTCGGCGTATTTGCGCGCTCGGTCGACGATGCCGCACTGCTTGCCGAGATGCTTGCCGGCTTCGACGAAGAGGATCCGGATACGCGGCCCCTCGCCCGTCCGCCCTTCGTCGAGGTGGCGGCAAGCGAGCCGCCATTGCCGCCGCGCTTCGCCTTCGTCCGTTCGCCCGCCTGGACGCATGCCGAGAAGGTGACTACGGAGGCATTTGCCGAACTGGTGGAAACGCTGGGCGAGCAAATTTCGGAGGTCGAGATCGGGCAGAGTTTCGACCGTGTCATCGACATGCACCGCACCGTCATGGAAGTGGAGATGGCGCACAACCTGCATCGCGATTTCGAGCAGGGCGGCGATTCCCTGAGCAAGGTGCTGCGCGCATTGATCGAGCGCGGGCGCAAGGCTCTCGCCGTCGATTACACGCGGGCGCTGGCCGGCAGCGCGACGCTCAACGCGGCGCTCGACGGCGTGTTCGACGAATACGACGCGATTTTGACCCCGGCGGCGCCCGGCCCGGCGCCGCGCGGCCTCGACAGTACCGGAAACCCGGCGTTCTGCTCGATATGGACTTATCTCGGCACGCCGGCGGTGACGCTGCCGCTGCTGCAGTCGGAAAGCGGCTTGCCCATCGGCGTGCAGCTGGTCGGACGCCGCGGCAACGATGCGCGGCTGTTGCGGACGGCCAACTGGCTTGTCAGAAAACTCGGAAAGCGCGGCGGCGCCGCGCCTGCGAAGACCAGTGCGGGTCGTGCGAAAACAAGGAGCGGCAGATGA
- a CDS encoding TerB family tellurite resistance protein, protein MLDGLRQFIADIVAPSADPDLAFDDTGYLLAATALLVHVVSLDGEPSAIEQRKLHSLIESRFKLDPGTADHLIAQATRAEGEAVDLYHFTSVIMRSVNEEGRLRIIEMMWELVYADGQVSEFEDNVVWRAADLLGISSRDRIDLKHKVAEQRQSASSVATPKAEDASI, encoded by the coding sequence ATGCTCGACGGACTGCGCCAATTCATTGCCGATATCGTTGCGCCCAGTGCGGATCCGGATCTCGCGTTCGACGATACCGGGTATCTCCTGGCGGCGACCGCGCTACTGGTTCACGTCGTCTCACTCGATGGCGAGCCGAGCGCGATCGAGCAGCGCAAATTGCACAGTTTGATCGAAAGCCGCTTCAAGCTCGATCCCGGTACGGCGGATCATTTGATCGCGCAGGCGACGCGGGCCGAAGGCGAGGCGGTCGATCTCTATCATTTCACCAGCGTCATCATGCGTTCGGTGAACGAGGAGGGCCGGCTCCGCATCATCGAGATGATGTGGGAACTGGTATACGCGGACGGCCAGGTCAGCGAGTTCGAGGATAACGTCGTCTGGCGTGCGGCTGATCTGCTCGGTATTTCATCGCGCGACCGGATCGATCTCAAGCACAAGGTGGCGGAGCAGCGGCAGTCGGCCTCTTCTGTGGCCACGCCGAAAGCCGAAGACGCGTCGATATGA
- a CDS encoding MFS transporter — translation MTDQPKRSRLATDGIAAPLRHAVFRRIWLASLVSNLGILIQGVGAAWAMTQMTSSADKVALVQTALMLPIMLISMPAGAIADMHDRRIVALVSLGIALVGATVLTVMAWLGLVTPNILLALCFVVGSGMALFGPAWQASVSEQVPAETLPAAVALNGISYNIARSFGPAVGGIVVATAGAVAAFAVNAVLYLPLMVVLFLWNRTHEPSRLPRERLNRAMVSGVRYIANSPSIRIVLIRTLVTGVIGGSISALMPLVARDLLHGGAQTYGIMLGAFGMGAVFGALNISEVRRRMSGEAAVRACTISLAGAIAAVALSNSAILTAIALVLAGAVWMLAVALFNIGVQLSAPRWVAGRSLAAFQAAIAGGIAIGSWGWGHLTDIAGVEVALLVSAGLMLLSPLLGIWLRMPPVGARYEPPAEALADPEVRLSLTGRSGPLVVEIEYRVAQDSARAFHNVMQEVQLSRQRNGAYGWSIARDIADPELWTERYHCPTWLDYLRQRSRPTQSERALHQRAIDFHLGPEPIRVRRMLERPFGSVRWKEDTPDRAANEVLPVVATAAGSST, via the coding sequence ATGACCGACCAGCCGAAACGCTCGCGTCTTGCGACTGACGGTATCGCAGCGCCGCTGCGGCATGCCGTGTTCCGGCGCATCTGGCTCGCCAGTCTCGTGTCCAATCTGGGGATATTGATCCAGGGCGTTGGAGCTGCCTGGGCGATGACGCAGATGACTTCTTCCGCCGACAAGGTCGCGCTGGTGCAGACCGCGCTGATGCTGCCGATCATGCTGATTTCGATGCCGGCTGGCGCCATCGCCGACATGCACGACCGGCGGATCGTCGCCCTCGTCTCGCTCGGTATCGCGCTTGTCGGCGCAACCGTGCTGACCGTCATGGCGTGGCTCGGCCTCGTCACGCCGAATATCCTGCTGGCGCTGTGCTTCGTGGTGGGCAGCGGCATGGCGCTGTTCGGGCCGGCCTGGCAAGCCTCGGTCAGCGAGCAGGTGCCGGCGGAAACGCTGCCGGCGGCGGTCGCGCTCAACGGCATCAGCTACAACATCGCGCGCAGTTTCGGGCCGGCGGTCGGCGGCATTGTGGTCGCGACCGCAGGCGCCGTCGCCGCGTTCGCCGTCAATGCCGTGCTTTATCTGCCGCTGATGGTGGTGCTGTTTCTGTGGAACCGCACCCATGAACCATCGCGCCTGCCGCGCGAACGCCTCAACCGCGCCATGGTCTCGGGCGTGCGCTACATCGCCAACTCGCCGTCGATCCGCATCGTCCTGATCAGGACATTGGTCACCGGCGTGATCGGCGGCTCGATCTCGGCGCTGATGCCGCTGGTCGCCCGCGACCTCCTGCATGGCGGCGCGCAAACTTACGGCATCATGTTGGGGGCCTTCGGCATGGGCGCGGTATTCGGCGCGCTGAATATCTCCGAAGTGCGGCGGCGCATGAGCGGCGAGGCCGCGGTGCGCGCCTGCACGATATCGCTGGCCGGCGCGATCGCCGCGGTCGCCCTGAGCAACAGCGCCATCCTGACGGCGATCGCCCTGGTGCTCGCGGGAGCGGTGTGGATGCTGGCGGTCGCCTTGTTCAACATCGGCGTGCAGCTCTCGGCGCCGCGCTGGGTCGCGGGCCGCTCGCTGGCGGCATTCCAGGCCGCAATTGCCGGCGGTATTGCGATCGGAAGCTGGGGCTGGGGCCACCTCACCGACATCGCCGGCGTCGAGGTGGCGCTGCTGGTCTCGGCCGGACTGATGTTGCTTTCCCCGCTGCTCGGAATCTGGTTGCGCATGCCGCCGGTCGGCGCGCGCTATGAGCCGCCCGCCGAGGCGCTGGCCGATCCCGAAGTGCGGCTGTCGCTCACCGGGCGCAGCGGGCCGCTGGTGGTCGAGATCGAGTATCGCGTCGCGCAGGACAGCGCGCGCGCCTTCCACAATGTGATGCAGGAAGTGCAGCTCAGCCGCCAGCGCAATGGCGCCTATGGCTGGTCGATCGCGCGCGACATCGCCGACCCCGAATTATGGACCGAGCGCTATCACTGCCCGACCTGGCTGGACTACCTGCGCCAGCGTAGCCGCCCGACCCAGTCCGAGCGCGCCCTGCACCAGCGCGCGATCGACTTTCATCTCGGGCCCGAACCGATCCGCGTCCGCCGCATGCTGGAGCGGCCGTTCGGTTCGGTCCGCTGGAAGGAAGATACCCCCGACCGCGCCGCCAACGAGGTCTTGCCGGTGGTCGCAACGGCCGCGGGCAGCAGCACCTGA